The genomic stretch AGTAAAGAAATTGTTGCCGCTTGTAAACACATACCAAATCTTAACTTTCCAGAATATTATGCAGATTTATCTTCGGATAGAATTATTACAATGGATTGGATGAATGGTGTGCATTTATCAGAATTTTCTACAAACAATACAGAAACAGCAACAAAAATTGGGCAAGCACTTTGGGACTTTTATATGTTTCAAATTCATAAATTAAAAAAAGTACATGCAGATCCACATCCAGGAAACTTTTTAATCTCTCCAGAAAATGAATTAATTGTAATTGATTTTGGTTGTATGAAAACAATACCAAATGATTTTTATGTTCCTTATTTTGAATTGGCAAAAAAAGAAAATATTTCGAATCCTGTTTATTTTGAAGAAAAATTATTCGAATTAGAAATATTAAGAAAAGACGATTCTAAAGAAGAACTAGATTTCTTTAGAGCGATGTTTCATGAAATGTTAAGTTTATTTACACAACCTTTTCATGAAGAAAACTTTGACTTCTCTGATGAAAATTTCTTTGGAAAAATATCTGATTTAGGACAAAAATATGCTAAAAGCACTGAGTTAAAAAACATGAATGGTAACAGAGGCTCTAAACACTTTATATACATCAACAGAACATTTTTTGGTTTGTATAATTTAATGCATGATTTAAAAGCGACCAATATCAAAATAAATAATTTTAAAAATTTATAATGGCATTTTTCAAT from Polaribacter marinaquae encodes the following:
- a CDS encoding ABC1 kinase family protein produces the protein MKTIDSIPTSKIQRASKLVTTGAKIGVNYLKYYGDKITKSEGEAKAKLNENNAEDIYDGLKQLKGSALKVAQMLSMEKSILPQAYVEKFSLSQFSVPPLSPALVTKTFKRYFGKNPNEIYDKFDAVSINAASIGQVHKAEKNGKKLAVKIQYPGVADSIASDLSLVKPIAIKMFNIRGKDSDKYFKEVENKLVEETNYVLEVAQSKEIVAACKHIPNLNFPEYYADLSSDRIITMDWMNGVHLSEFSTNNTETATKIGQALWDFYMFQIHKLKKVHADPHPGNFLISPENELIVIDFGCMKTIPNDFYVPYFELAKKENISNPVYFEEKLFELEILRKDDSKEELDFFRAMFHEMLSLFTQPFHEENFDFSDENFFGKISDLGQKYAKSTELKNMNGNRGSKHFIYINRTFFGLYNLMHDLKATNIKINNFKNL